The sequence TCAGCAGCTTCCAGGCGATGTCGGCATCGACGGTCGCACCGAACTGCAGGACGGCGCACAGGTGGTCGGGCAGCTCGCCCTCGGTCTCGTCCCACTCCACCCCGCCCTCGCGGTAGGCCTGCTTGAACTGGACCAGCGCGACGCCTCGCCGGCGCGTGTCACCGAAGGCGAAGTAGGTGAGGTAGAGGGCGCACTTGCGGGTGTGGTCGAACGTCGCGACGTATTCCTGCTGGAGGGTCTGCACGTCGTGGCTGCGGAAGTGCGCGAACACCGAGGCGAGGTGCTTGTTGTCGGCCACCAGCGCCTCGAGGTCGTCGAGGGAGTCGACCAGCTCGGGGGTCGGGTAGTCGAGGAGCGCCGAGCACACAGCCCAGATCCGCTGTCGCTGCGAGACGTCGATGCGGTGGCCCGCAGAGGCCCTCTCCCGCTCGCTGCGCCGCCAGCGCGCCACCTCAGTCGTCCTTCCGCGACGGGAACAGGCCCTCGGGCGTGCCCTTGCCGTCCCAGTTGAGGAGGTTGACGCGCGACGTCTTGTCCTCGGGAGTGGCGAGGGTGTCCGACGTCTGGCGGTCCTGCAGCATCCGGAAGTTCTCCACCGCCACCGGGGTGGGATAGCCGGAGCCCTCGCCGAAGAGGTCCTGCTGCCCCCCGCCGTAGTCGCCGACCGCGCATTCGGTGGCCAGCTCCTCCAACGAGTGTGCCTGCTCGGCGTGGGCAGAAGGGATGACGTAGCGGTCCTCGTACTTGGCGATGGCGAGGAGCCGGAACATCTCGTAGATCTCCTCCCCCGTCATCCCCACCGCCTCGGCGATGGACTCGTCGGGGTCGCGGCCGAGGTTGATGTCGCGCATGTAGGAGCGCATGGCGGCGAGCTTCTTGAGCACCATGTCGACCGGGACGGGGTCGCCGGCGGTGAAGAGGTTGGCCAGGTACTCCACCGGGATCCGGAGGGTGTCGATGGCGGCGAAGAGGTTGCGCTGGTCCTCGGCGTCCTCTCCGGTCTCCTTGACGACGTCGACCACGGGCGACAGCGGCGGGATGTACCAGACCATCGGCATGGTGCGGTATTCCGGGTGGAGCGGCAGCGCGACCTTGTAGTCGGTGATGAGCTTCAGCACCGGCGACTTCTTGGCCGCCTCGATCCAGTCGGGCGCGATACCGGCGTCGAGAGCGGCCCGCTCGATCTCCGGGTCGCGAGGGTCGAGGAAGACCGAACGCTGGGCCTCGTAGAGGTCGTGGTCGTTCTCGACCGACGCCGCCTCGAGCACCTTGTCCGCGTCATAGAGCATCAGGCCGATGTAGCGCAGCCGTCCGACGCAGGTCTCCGCGCATACGGTCGGGATGCCGACCTCGATGCGCGGATAGCAGAACGTGCACTTCTCGGCCTTGCCGGTCTTGTGGTTGAAGTAGACCTTCTTGTAGGGGCAGCCCGAGACGCACATGCGCCAGCCGCGGCAGCGGTCCTGGTCGACCAGGACGATGCCGTCCTCCTCGCGCTTGTAGATCGCGCCCGAGGGGCACGAGGCGGCGCACGACGGGTTGAGGCAGTGCTCGCAGATCCGCGGGAGGTAGAACATGAAGGTCTGCTCGAACTCGAACTTGACCTTGTCCTCGATGCCCTTGAGCATCACGTCGCGCGACGCGTGCTCCATCGAGCCACCGAGGTCGTCGTCCCAGTTGGCCGACCACTCGACGTTCATGTCCTTGCCCGAGATCAGGCTCTTGGGACGCGCCACCGGGAAGGTGTCGGTCTGGGGCGAGTTGGTCAACGTCTCGTAGTCGTAGGTCCACGGCTCGTAGTAGTCGTTGATCGAGGGCAGCTTGGGGTTGGAGAAGATGCTCAGCAGCTTCTTGATCCGCCCACCGGCCTTGAGCTCGAGCCGGCCGTTGGCCTTGCGGACCCAGCCCCCCTCCCACTTGTCCTGGTCCTCGTAGGTCCGCGGATAGCCCAGCCCGGGGCGGGTCTCGACGTTGTTGAACCAGACGTACTCGGTGCCGGCCCGATTGGTCCACGCCTGCTTGCAGGTGACCGAGCAGGTGTGACACCCGATGCACTTGTCCAGGTTCATGACCATGGCCATCTGTGCCATCACTCGCATGTCAGTACTCCACCTTCGCAGTCCGCTTGCGGATCATCGTCACTTCGTCACGGTTGTTGCCGATCGGCCCGATGTAGTTGAAGAAGTAGGCCAGCTGGGCATAGCCGCCGACGATGTGGTTGGGCTTCATCAGGATCCGCGTCAGGCTGTTGTGGATCCCGCCACGCTTGCGGTCACGCTCGGTCAGGGGTACGTCGATGAGCCGGTCCTGTGCGTGGTGCATGTAGACCGTGCCCTCCGGCATCCGGTGGCTGACGATCGCCCTGGCAGCGACCACGCCGTTGCGGTTGACCATCTCGATCCAGTCGTTGTCCTTGATGCCGACCTTGGCCGCGTCGCGGTCCGAGACCCACACCGACTGCCCGCCGCGCGAGAGCGAGAGCATGAACAGGTTGTCCTGGTATTCGGAGTGGATGGACCACTTGTTGTGCGGGGTGAGGTAGCGCACGGACACGCCCAGCTCGTTCTCCTCACCGATCGGCGCCTCACCGAAGAGCTCGGTCATGTTCAGCGGTGGTCGGTAGACAGGCAGCATCTCGCCCATCCCGAGGAACCAGTCGTGGTCGACATAGAAGTGCTGGCGCCCGGTGAGGGTGTGGAAGGGCTTGTGGCGTTCGATGTTGATGGTGAACGGGGAGTAGCGCCGGCCACCCGACTCCGAGCCCGACCACTCCGGCGAAGTGATCACCGGCACCGGCGCGACCTGGGTGTCGGCGAAGGTGATCTGCTTGCCCTCGTGCTCGGCGGCCAGGTCGGCCAGCTTGGTGCCGGTGCGCTTCTCCAGGAACCGGAAGCCCTGCGTGGCCAGGTGGCCGTTGGAGACGCCGGCGAGGTGCAGCATCGCGTCGGCCATCTGCACGTCGGTCTCGATCTTGGGCTGGCCGTCGCCCGCCCCGCCGTGCTGGACGCCGTTGCGCTGGCGCAGGATCTCGACCTCACGCTTGACGTCGTAGGAGACGCCCTTGGTGAGCATGCCGACCTTCTCCAGCAGCGGGCCGATCGTCGTCATCTTCTCGTAGATCGCGGCGTAGTCCCGCTCCGCGACCGCGATCACCGGCATCGTCTTGCCGGGGATCGGGTCGCAGCCGTCCGGGTGGTCGGCACCGAGCCGCCAGTCCTTGACCACGCCGTGCTCGGTGGCCATCGCCTCGGGGGTGTCGTGCCACAGGGGCTTGGCGATGACGTCCTTGCGGGTCCCGAGGTGCTCGGCGGCGAGCTCGCTGAACCGCTTCGCGATCACCTTCCACGCGTCCCAGTCCGACTTGGTCTGCCACGGCGGGGCGATGGCGGGGTTGAAAGAGTGGATGAAGGGGTGCATGTCGGTGGTCGAGAGGTCGTGCTTCTCGTACCACGTCGCGGCCGGGAGCACGACGTCGCTGAAGATCGTGCTGCTCGTCATCCGGAAGTCGATCGTCATCAACAGGTCGAGGCGACCCTCGGCGGCCTTGTCGGCCCACACGACCGACTGCGGCCGCTGGTCCTCGGGGCCTCCTTGGCCGTGGCGGCGCTGTCGGTGCCGAGCAGGTGGCGAAGGAAGTATTCGTTGCCCTTCGCGCTGGAGCCCAGCAGGTTGGAGCGCCACAACGACAGCACCCGCGGATGGTTCTCCTCCGCCTCGGGGTTCTCGACCGCGAACTTGAGCGAGCCCTCCTTGAGCTGCTGGGCGACGTAGGCCGGGGCCTCCATGCCTGCTGCGTCGGCCTCGTCGGCCAGGACCAGGCTGCTGCGGTCGAAGGTCGGGTAGGACGGCGACCACCCCAGGCGCACCGACTGGGAGAGCAGGTCCATGACGCTCTTGCCCTTGAAGATGCCGGTGCCGGCGTCGAGGTCGTCGGCACTGAAGGTGTCGTAGCGGTACTGGGAGGTGTTGACGTACCAGTAGGCCGTCTGGTTCATGTGCCGCGGTGGACGCTGCCAGTCCAGGGCGAAGGCCATGTGCTGGAAGCCCATGATCGGACGGATCTTCTCCTGCCCGACGTAGTGGGCCCAGCCCCCGCCGTTGCGGCCCTGCGTCCCGCAGATCGTGGTCAGCAGGAGGATCGCGCGATAGATCTGGTCGGAGTGGAACCAGTGGTTGATCCCTGCCCCCATCAGGATCATCCCGCGACCTTCGGTGTCGATGGCGTTCTGCGCCCACTCCCGCGCCAGGCGCGTCACCTGGGCGGCCGGGACGCCGGTGTGCTGCTCCTGCCACGCCGGGGTCGCGGGCAGCGACGGGTCGTCGTAGTCCTTCGGCCACTCGCCGGGCAGGCCGTCGCGGGCGACGCCGTACTGCGCGAGGAGCAGGTCGAGGACGGTGGTGACCAGGCGGTCGCCGACGCGAGCCACCGGCACGCCCCGACGCTGGAACCGCACCTTGCCGTCGGGCTCGTCGAAGCGCGGAAGCTCGACCTCCACCGACTCGCGGACGCCGTCATACATCGTCAGGGCCGGGTCGATGTCACCCATCTCGAGGTTCCACTGGCCCAGGCCCTCGTCGCCGAAGCGGTGGCCGATGGCGCCCTTGGGGATGCGGACCTCACCGGTGCCGGCGTCGATGACGGCCGGCTTCCACATGGCGTTCTCGCTGCCACCCTCGGTGTGGTCGATGTCGCCGGCCACGAGGAACTTGCCCGGCCGGAAGACCGTCGCGCCGTCAGCGTCCTGGGCCTCGTCGAGGCAGATGAGGTAGGGCAGGTCGGTGTACTGCTTGTTGTAGTCGGCGAAGAACGGTGTCTGCTGGTCGGCGAAGTGCTCCTTGAGGATCACGTGCCCCATCGCCATCGCGAGAGCGCCGTCGGTGCCCGGTGCGGTCGTGACCCACTCGTCGGCGAACTTCACGCTCTCCGCATAGTCCGGTGCCACGGCGATCACCTTCTGGCCGCGGTAGCGGGCCTCGGTCATCCAGTGCGCGTCCGGGGTGCGCGTCATCGGGACGTTGGAGCCCCACATGATGAGGTAGCCGGCGTCCCACCAGTCGCCCGACTCGGGGACGTCGGTCTGGTCGCCGAACATCTGCGGCGACGCGTTGGGCAGGTCGGCATACCAGTCGTAGAACGACAGCATGGGTGCGCCGATGAGCTCGAGGAAGCGCGCACCCGAGGCATACGAGACCGGCGACATGGCCGGGATCGGCGAGAAGCCGGCGATCCGGTCCGGCCCCCAGCGCTTGACGGTGTAGACGTGGGCGGCGGCGACGATCTCGGAGACCTCGTCCCACGACGCGCGGACGAGGCCGCCCTTGCCGCGGGCCTTCTTGTAGGCGAGCGCCTGCTCCTCGTCCT comes from Nocardioides piscis and encodes:
- the narH gene encoding nitrate reductase subunit beta, with protein sequence MRVMAQMAMVMNLDKCIGCHTCSVTCKQAWTNRAGTEYVWFNNVETRPGLGYPRTYEDQDKWEGGWVRKANGRLELKAGGRIKKLLSIFSNPKLPSINDYYEPWTYDYETLTNSPQTDTFPVARPKSLISGKDMNVEWSANWDDDLGGSMEHASRDVMLKGIEDKVKFEFEQTFMFYLPRICEHCLNPSCAASCPSGAIYKREEDGIVLVDQDRCRGWRMCVSGCPYKKVYFNHKTGKAEKCTFCYPRIEVGIPTVCAETCVGRLRYIGLMLYDADKVLEAASVENDHDLYEAQRSVFLDPRDPEIERAALDAGIAPDWIEAAKKSPVLKLITDYKVALPLHPEYRTMPMVWYIPPLSPVVDVVKETGEDAEDQRNLFAAIDTLRIPVEYLANLFTAGDPVPVDMVLKKLAAMRSYMRDINLGRDPDESIAEAVGMTGEEIYEMFRLLAIAKYEDRYVIPSAHAEQAHSLEELATECAVGDYGGGQQDLFGEGSGYPTPVAVENFRMLQDRQTSDTLATPEDKTSRVNLLNWDGKGTPEGLFPSRKDD
- the narJ gene encoding nitrate reductase molybdenum cofactor assembly chaperone, whose translation is MARWRRSERERASAGHRIDVSQRQRIWAVCSALLDYPTPELVDSLDDLEALVADNKHLASVFAHFRSHDVQTLQQEYVATFDHTRKCALYLTYFAFGDTRRRGVALVQFKQAYREGGVEWDETEGELPDHLCAVLQFGATVDADIAWKLLTDHRAGVEMLRLALSGWRNDDGTTGSPWAGAMLALCETLPELKGEEVDAVRRLVEQGPAAEEVGLDGYGTDPALAPGQPAIIAPATIPVGAPR